CCTGCCGTGGTTCGGCGGGCCGTCGCGGGCCCGGCGCTCGTTTCACTCGGCGCCCGGGATCGCCCACCGATCCGAGTACCGCGTCCCGCAGGCACACTGGGCGTAGGCGTGGACGACCGGCCCCTCGGCGTAGATGCCGCCGACCTCCTCGTTTCGTTCCTCGGCGAACGCGAAGACGAACCGGACCTCGTGGTCGCCGCCGTCGGGGGCGTCGGGGCAGGTGCCGCCGGCGAGGTCGTCGTCGACGACGCCCTCTACCTGCATCGCCGCGCCCGCAAACTCCATCGCGCCGACGCCGGTCGCCGCCCGAAACGCGTTGCGGCCGCGCTCGCCGTCGACGACGAGCAGGGTTCCGCCGTCGACGCGCTCGCCGAACTCGGCGAGGCGGTCGTCGTCGACGGCCGCCTCCGAGAGGAACAGCACCACGTCCTCGGGCCGCTCGCCCGCCAGAAACTCCTCGCGTGCGTCGCTCATGGCTCGCGGTAGCGACTCGACGCGGAAAAAGGGCGCGACCCGCCTAGTCCTCGAGGTCCTTCGCGATCTCCGCGAGGCTGTCGGCCGGCGGCTCGCGCGCGTCGTAGTAGGCCGTCTCGCCGGGTGCGCGAAGGCCGTAGAGGAACTCGGGTTCGACGACGTCGACGAGCACGGAGCCGCCCGTGCGCACGCCGTTGTCGTCGACCCACCCGGGGAGCCGGTCGGTCCCCTCCCGCGGCTCGCGCGCGAAGTCGGGCGTGTCGTAGACGCCGGGGATCGACAGCTCCTCGCCCGTCAGCGCCCGCTCGACGCGGGCGAACCGCTCGTCGCCGTCGAGGACGACCCGAACCACCTCGTCGGCGGGGAACGCCTCCTGCTCGTCGCCGGGGAGGTCGACGCGGATCCCGGTCGCCGTCTCGGCGAGGGTCGCGCGCACCGTCTCCACCGACGGGTGGTCGCTCGAGACTCGGTCGGCCATCGGAGGCGGTTACTCGTCGTCGCCCTCGCCGAGCAGTTCGTCGACGTCCGCGCTCCCGCGCTCGACGATCGAGGCGTTGATCTGGGCGACGGCGTCGGAGACCTCGCGGCCGCGGACCGTGATCCGGCGGCGCTCACCCTCGCGTTCGGGGCGATAGCCCGTCTGGCGCCCCTCCATCAGCACTTCCTTGAGGTTCGGGCCGGCGACCGACTCGTTCAGCGGGCGGCCCGCGTCGTCGGAGCCGCCGGTGATCTCGAGCGTGTAGCCGTCGAGGCCGACGGCGTTCCCGTCGACCTCCTCGCCGATGGACTTGCCGATGAACCGGTTCGCGTCCTGATCGTCCGCCTCGAGCTGGTACGACTCCCCCGACTCGGGGTCGCCGACGACGACACTGAAGCTTGCCATGAGCGACGGAAATCGGTCTGCGCTCAAAAATACGTCGATCGACTGTTTTTCCGCCCGGGCCGGCGACGATCCGGCGGCGAGGCCGGCGCTCGGGCCGCTCGCTCGAACAGTCAAGTGCGCCGCCGCGCTAGTACCGGCGTGGCCCTCGATCCCGAACCCCTCGCCTCGCGCCTCCGCGAGGCGTTCGGCGGCGCGCCCGGCGAGGCCCGCGTCGTCGCCCGACAGGCCGCCGACCTCGCGGACTCGGGGCGGTACGAGGCCGACGTCGGAGCCGAACTGACCGCCGACGCCGTCCGCGAGGAGCTGTCGGACGCCCCGGACGGGACGCCCGCCGACCGGTGGAACTGGTGGATCGGCTCGCTCGAACTCGCCTACGGCGGCTACGCCGAGTTCGCCGTCCGGCAGTACCGGCCGTGAGATCGTATTTCGAATCGAAATTCCTTTCCTCTGCCCTGACTAACTGGTCAGTCAGTGACCGACCCCGACACCCGAGAGGAGATCATGGCCGCGACCTACGAGGCGCTGTGCGAGCGCGGCTACACCGACCTGACGACCCGGGACATCGCCGACCGCACCGACAAGAGCAAGTCCCTGCTGTTCTACCACTACGACTCCAAGGAGGACCTGATCGCCGACTTCGTCGAGTTCCTGACCGAGCGGTTCGACGAGCGCGTCGCGGAGACGCGCGACCGACCGCCGGCCGAGCGATTGACGCGGATAGTCGACTGGTTCCTCTACGACCCCGAGGACGACGAGCGGACCTCGTTTCACACGGCCATGCTCGAGTTGCGCGTGCAGGCGCCGTACGAGGAGCGCTACCGCGAGCGACTGCGCGCGGGCGACGACCACCTCCGGGAGTCGCTGACGGAGATCCTGCGTCAGGGAGTCG
The Salinilacihabitans rarus DNA segment above includes these coding regions:
- a CDS encoding DUF5807 family protein; amino-acid sequence: MSDAREEFLAGERPEDVVLFLSEAAVDDDRLAEFGERVDGGTLLVVDGERGRNAFRAATGVGAMEFAGAAMQVEGVVDDDLAGGTCPDAPDGGDHEVRFVFAFAEERNEEVGGIYAEGPVVHAYAQCACGTRYSDRWAIPGAE
- a CDS encoding DUF7112 family protein, producing MADRVSSDHPSVETVRATLAETATGIRVDLPGDEQEAFPADEVVRVVLDGDERFARVERALTGEELSIPGVYDTPDFAREPREGTDRLPGWVDDNGVRTGGSVLVDVVEPEFLYGLRAPGETAYYDAREPPADSLAEIAKDLED
- a CDS encoding 30S ribosomal protein S6e, with product MASFSVVVGDPESGESYQLEADDQDANRFIGKSIGEEVDGNAVGLDGYTLEITGGSDDAGRPLNESVAGPNLKEVLMEGRQTGYRPEREGERRRITVRGREVSDAVAQINASIVERGSADVDELLGEGDDE
- a CDS encoding TetR/AcrR family transcriptional regulator — protein: MTDPDTREEIMAATYEALCERGYTDLTTRDIADRTDKSKSLLFYHYDSKEDLIADFVEFLTERFDERVAETRDRPPAERLTRIVDWFLYDPEDDERTSFHTAMLELRVQAPYEERYRERLRAGDDHLRESLTEILRQGVESGDFRDHDPDAAAALLLAALDGARTRRLTVGRDAYLDEVRSAIDGWILADLLADDADDEPAGRPAAE